A portion of the Drosophila virilis strain 15010-1051.87 unplaced genomic scaffold, Dvir_AGI_RSII-ME tig00003813, whole genome shotgun sequence genome contains these proteins:
- the LOC138911763 gene encoding probable basic-leucine zipper transcription factor R has product MQLQLPAQLQQQQQLQLPQLQQQQQQQQQQQVLAQQQQLIPMLNTSNQNKNKKKKQKKRKLNGGQMLLQPMQQQQQQQLQTVASTPAATYNASITPNNNNNNNNNNNNNNNNNNNSSNNTNISARTAKKLKTNIAPASSNTLDPRACWAQVQRAQQQQQQQQQQQQQQQQQQQQKRQTEQLNPVQNREQIVSMQRQMLENLTSRPIAQQPPVPMQVEVGQPQQQQQQQQEEQAQFSTLPLQEQLQQQQHSSNPPPLLVENNPNHMLLSMAQKQQEQLDRLMGWMTLMQQQMQGVLRHSEDSTLPAASSTSSN; this is encoded by the coding sequence atgcaattacaattgccagcgcaattgcagcagcaacagcagcttcaactgcctcagctgcagcaacagcaacagcaacagcagcaacaacaggtattggcgcagcagcagcagctaataCCAATGCTAAACACctcaaatcaaaacaaaaataaaaagaaaaaacaaaagaaacgcaAACTTAATGGTGGACAGATGTTGCTGCAGCcgatgcaacaacaacaacaacaacagttacaAACTGTTGCCAGTACACCAGCTGCAACATACAACGCATCTATCacaccaaacaacaacaacaacaacaacaacaacaacaacaacaacaacaacaataacaacaatagcagcaataACACCAACATTTCGGCAAGAACTGCCAAGAAACTCAAAACAAACATAGCTCCAGCTTCATCCAATACATTGGATCCACGCGCTTGTTGGGCTCAAGTACAAAGAgctcaacaacagcagcagcagcagcagcagcagcaacaacaacaacaacaacaacaacagcagaagcgTCAAACCGAGCAACTGAACCCTGTCCAGAACAGAGAGCAAATTGTCTCAATGCAGCGCCAAATGCTTGAAAACTTAACCTCACGTCCCATTGCACAACAACCACCTGTGCCTATGCAGGTGGAAGTTggacaaccacaacaacaacagcagcaacaacaagaagaacaagcaCAATTTTCAACACTGCCGCTGcaagagcagctgcagcagcaacaacactcATCAAATCCGCCACCACTTCTGGTCGAAAACAACCCAAATCATATGCTCCTCTCAATGGCGCAAAAACAACAGGAGCAGCTTGACAGACTGATGGGCTGGATGACGCTCatgcagcaacaaatgcaggGTGTACTCCGCCATAGCGAGGACTCTACACTGCCCGCTGCATCCTCAACCAGTTCAAATTGA
- the LOC138911764 gene encoding probable basic-leucine zipper transcription factor R yields MQLQLPAQLQQQQQLQLPQLQQQQQQQQQQQVLAQQQQLIPMLNTSNQNKNKKKKQKKRKLNGGQMLLQPMQQQQQQQLQTVASTPAATYNASITPNNNNNNNNNNNNNNNNNNNNSSNNTNISARTAKKLKTNIAPASSNTLDPRACWAQVQRAQQQQQQQQQQQQQQQQQQKRQTEQLNPVQNREQIVSMQRQMLENLTSRPIAQQPPVPMQVEVGQPQQQQQQQQEEQAQFSTLPLQEQLQQQQHSSNPPPLLVENNPNHMLLSMAQKQQEQLDRLMGWMTLMQQQMQGVLRHSEDSTLPAASSTSSN; encoded by the coding sequence atgcaattacaattgccagcgcaattgcagcagcaacagcagcttcaactgcctcagctgcagcaacagcaacagcaacagcagcaacaacaggtattggcgcagcagcagcagctaataCCAATGCTAAACACctcaaatcaaaacaaaaataaaaagaaaaaacaaaagaaacgcaAACTTAATGGTGGACAGATGTTGCTGCAGCcgatgcaacaacaacaacaacaacagttacaAACTGTTGCCAGTACACCAGCTGCAACATACAACGCATCTATCacaccaaacaacaacaacaacaacaacaacaacaacaacaacaacaacaacaacaataacaacaatagcagcaataACACCAACATTTCGGCAAGAACTGCCAAGAAACTCAAAACAAACATAGCTCCAGCTTCATCCAATACATTGGATCCACGCGCTTGTTGGGCTCAAGTACAAAGAgctcaacaacagcagcagcagcagcagcaacaacaacaacaacaacaacaacagcagaagcgTCAAACCGAGCAACTGAACCCTGTCCAGAACAGAGAGCAAATTGTCTCAATGCAGCGCCAAATGCTTGAAAACTTAACCTCACGTCCCATTGCACAACAACCACCTGTGCCTATGCAGGTGGAAGTTggacaaccacaacaacaacagcagcaacaacaagaagaacaagcaCAATTTTCAACACTGCCGCTGcaagagcagctgcagcagcaacaacactcATCAAATCCGCCACCACTTCTGGTCGAAAACAACCCAAATCATATGCTCCTCTCAATGGCGCAAAAACAACAGGAGCAGCTTGACAGACTGATGGGCTGGATGACGCTCatgcagcaacaaatgcaggGTGTACTCCGCCATAGCGAGGACTCTACACTGCCCGCTGCATCCTCAACCAGTTCAAATTGA